A single region of the Leptodactylus fuscus isolate aLepFus1 chromosome 5, aLepFus1.hap2, whole genome shotgun sequence genome encodes:
- the PFKFB3 gene encoding 6-phosphofructo-2-kinase/fructose-2,6-bisphosphatase 3 isoform X5, protein MMTLKKRGPQLANSPTVIVMVGLPARGKTYISKKLTRYLNWSGVPTKVFNVGEYRREAVKDFSSFDFFRSDNQEAMKVRRQCALAALADVKSYLTEEGGQIAVFDATNTTRDRRALIIDFAKENDFKVFFIESICDDPSVIASNVMEVKLSSPDYKGCSSKEALDDFMKRINCYKNMYEPLDPDNHDRDLSMIIVIDVGRRFLVNRVQDHIQSKIVYYLMNIHVQPRCIYLCRAGESESNLKGKIGGDSGLSQRGKKFSVALKKYIEDQNLKELKVWTSQLKRTIQTAEAMKVPYEQWKALNELDAGVCEEKTYEEIKEQFPEEYALRAQDKYHYRYPSGESYQDLVQRLEPVIMELERQGNVLVICHQAVMRCLLSYFLDKSADEMPYLRCPLHSMLKLTPVAYGCHVETVTFSIDAVNTHVDRPEDCKKGLPPPLMRRNSVTPLASPEPTKKARINSLDDLGSALSGCASQEPPTVQATQGMSELDFHGQFKTCDVNK, encoded by the exons ATGATGACTCTTAAGAAAC GTGGACCCCAACTTGCGAATTCTCCTACTGTCATTGTAATGGTGGGGCTGCCAGCTCGTGGAAAGACGTATATTTCCAAGAAACTGACTCGTTACCTCAACTGGAGTGGAGTTCCTACAAAAG TGTTTAATGTTGGCGAGTACAGACGAGAAGCTGTGAAGGATTTTAGCTCCTTTGACTTCTTTCGTTCAGATAACCAGGAAGCCATGAAAGTCAGAAG ACAATGTGCCTTAGCTGCTTTAGCAGACGTGAAGTCGTACTTAACTGAGGAAGGTGGACAGATTGCT GTTTTTGATGCCACAAATACAACAAGAGACAGAAGAGCACTGATTATTGACTTTGCCAAAGAAAATGACTTCAAG gtgttCTTCATTGAATCTATATGTGATGATCCGTCAGTTATTGCCAGCAATGTTATG GAAGTTAAATTGTCCAGCCCAGACTACAAAGGGTGTTCATCAAAAGAAGCTCTGGATGACTTCATGAAAAGAATAAACTGTTACAAGAACATGTATGAGCCTCTTGATCCAGACAATCATGACAG AGATCTATCTATGATCATTGTCATTGATGTTGGTCGAAGATTTTTGGTAAACAGAGTCCAGGATCACATTCAGAGCAAGATAGTTTACTATCTCATGAATATTCACGTCCAGCCCCGCTGTATTTACTTATGCAGAGCTGGTGAAAGTGAGAGCAATCTCAAGGGAAAAATTGGTGGAGATTCTGGTTTATCACAACGGGGTAAAAAG TTTTCAGTTGCCCTAAAGAAATACATTGAGGATCAGAATTTAAAGGAGTTGAAAGTGTGGACAAGTCAGCTGAAGAGGACTATTCAGACCGCTGAAGCAATGAAAGTACCCTATGAGCAGTGGAAGGCTTTAAATGAGCTTGATGCG GGTGTTTGTGAAGAAAAGACTTATGAAGAGATAAAAGAACAGTTTCCGGAGGAATATGCGTTACGTGCTCAGGATAAATATCACTATCGCTACCCGTCTGGAGAG tcATACCAAGATCTAGTGCAGCGTCTGGAACCTGTCATCATGGAGCTGGAGAGACAAGGGAATGTCTTAGTAATTTGTCATCAGGCTGTTATGAGGTGTCTCCTGTCTTATTTTCTGGATAAATCTGCtg ATGAAATGCCATATCTCAGGTGTCCTCTGCATTCAATGTTGAAATTGACTCCGGTTGCATATG GATGCCATGTTGAGACGGTCACGTTCAGCATAGATGCTGTTAATACCCATGTGGACAGACCAGAG GATTGTAAGAAAGGTCTTCCTCCTCCATTGATGAGGCGCAATAGTGTCACCCCTCTAGCAAGTCCAGAACCAACCAAAAAAGCACGCATCAACAGCTTAGATGATCTTGGTTCAGCCCTGTCCGGTTGTGCATCTCAGGAGCCACCTACTGTACAAGCTACGCAG
- the PFKFB3 gene encoding 6-phosphofructo-2-kinase/fructose-2,6-bisphosphatase 3 isoform X4, with product MAHRRVGGPQLANSPTVIVMVGLPARGKTYISKKLTRYLNWSGVPTKVFNVGEYRREAVKDFSSFDFFRSDNQEAMKVRRQCALAALADVKSYLTEEGGQIAVFDATNTTRDRRALIIDFAKENDFKVFFIESICDDPSVIASNVMEVKLSSPDYKGCSSKEALDDFMKRINCYKNMYEPLDPDNHDRDLSMIIVIDVGRRFLVNRVQDHIQSKIVYYLMNIHVQPRCIYLCRAGESESNLKGKIGGDSGLSQRGKKFSVALKKYIEDQNLKELKVWTSQLKRTIQTAEAMKVPYEQWKALNELDAGVCEEKTYEEIKEQFPEEYALRAQDKYHYRYPSGESYQDLVQRLEPVIMELERQGNVLVICHQAVMRCLLSYFLDKSADEMPYLRCPLHSMLKLTPVAYGCHVETVTFSIDAVNTHVDRPEDCKKGLPPPLMRRNSVTPLASPEPTKKARINSLDDLGSALSGCASQEPPTVQATQGMSELDFHGQFKTCDVNK from the exons TAGGTGGACCCCAACTTGCGAATTCTCCTACTGTCATTGTAATGGTGGGGCTGCCAGCTCGTGGAAAGACGTATATTTCCAAGAAACTGACTCGTTACCTCAACTGGAGTGGAGTTCCTACAAAAG TGTTTAATGTTGGCGAGTACAGACGAGAAGCTGTGAAGGATTTTAGCTCCTTTGACTTCTTTCGTTCAGATAACCAGGAAGCCATGAAAGTCAGAAG ACAATGTGCCTTAGCTGCTTTAGCAGACGTGAAGTCGTACTTAACTGAGGAAGGTGGACAGATTGCT GTTTTTGATGCCACAAATACAACAAGAGACAGAAGAGCACTGATTATTGACTTTGCCAAAGAAAATGACTTCAAG gtgttCTTCATTGAATCTATATGTGATGATCCGTCAGTTATTGCCAGCAATGTTATG GAAGTTAAATTGTCCAGCCCAGACTACAAAGGGTGTTCATCAAAAGAAGCTCTGGATGACTTCATGAAAAGAATAAACTGTTACAAGAACATGTATGAGCCTCTTGATCCAGACAATCATGACAG AGATCTATCTATGATCATTGTCATTGATGTTGGTCGAAGATTTTTGGTAAACAGAGTCCAGGATCACATTCAGAGCAAGATAGTTTACTATCTCATGAATATTCACGTCCAGCCCCGCTGTATTTACTTATGCAGAGCTGGTGAAAGTGAGAGCAATCTCAAGGGAAAAATTGGTGGAGATTCTGGTTTATCACAACGGGGTAAAAAG TTTTCAGTTGCCCTAAAGAAATACATTGAGGATCAGAATTTAAAGGAGTTGAAAGTGTGGACAAGTCAGCTGAAGAGGACTATTCAGACCGCTGAAGCAATGAAAGTACCCTATGAGCAGTGGAAGGCTTTAAATGAGCTTGATGCG GGTGTTTGTGAAGAAAAGACTTATGAAGAGATAAAAGAACAGTTTCCGGAGGAATATGCGTTACGTGCTCAGGATAAATATCACTATCGCTACCCGTCTGGAGAG tcATACCAAGATCTAGTGCAGCGTCTGGAACCTGTCATCATGGAGCTGGAGAGACAAGGGAATGTCTTAGTAATTTGTCATCAGGCTGTTATGAGGTGTCTCCTGTCTTATTTTCTGGATAAATCTGCtg ATGAAATGCCATATCTCAGGTGTCCTCTGCATTCAATGTTGAAATTGACTCCGGTTGCATATG GATGCCATGTTGAGACGGTCACGTTCAGCATAGATGCTGTTAATACCCATGTGGACAGACCAGAG GATTGTAAGAAAGGTCTTCCTCCTCCATTGATGAGGCGCAATAGTGTCACCCCTCTAGCAAGTCCAGAACCAACCAAAAAAGCACGCATCAACAGCTTAGATGATCTTGGTTCAGCCCTGTCCGGTTGTGCATCTCAGGAGCCACCTACTGTACAAGCTACGCAG
- the PFKFB3 gene encoding 6-phosphofructo-2-kinase/fructose-2,6-bisphosphatase 3 isoform X2: MPMELMQNRIKKIWLPRDEIPEVPINVGGPQLANSPTVIVMVGLPARGKTYISKKLTRYLNWSGVPTKVFNVGEYRREAVKDFSSFDFFRSDNQEAMKVRRQCALAALADVKSYLTEEGGQIAVFDATNTTRDRRALIIDFAKENDFKVFFIESICDDPSVIASNVMEVKLSSPDYKGCSSKEALDDFMKRINCYKNMYEPLDPDNHDRDLSMIIVIDVGRRFLVNRVQDHIQSKIVYYLMNIHVQPRCIYLCRAGESESNLKGKIGGDSGLSQRGKKFSVALKKYIEDQNLKELKVWTSQLKRTIQTAEAMKVPYEQWKALNELDAGVCEEKTYEEIKEQFPEEYALRAQDKYHYRYPSGESYQDLVQRLEPVIMELERQGNVLVICHQAVMRCLLSYFLDKSADEMPYLRCPLHSMLKLTPVAYGCHVETVTFSIDAVNTHVDRPEDCKKGLPPPLMRRNSVTPLASPEPTKKARINSLDDLGSALSGCASQEPPTVQATQPLLGKACLA; the protein is encoded by the exons ATGCCTATGGAGCTTATGCAGAACAGGATCAAGAAGATCTGGCTGCCCAGGGACGAGATCCCCGAGGTGCCCATCAATG TAGGTGGACCCCAACTTGCGAATTCTCCTACTGTCATTGTAATGGTGGGGCTGCCAGCTCGTGGAAAGACGTATATTTCCAAGAAACTGACTCGTTACCTCAACTGGAGTGGAGTTCCTACAAAAG TGTTTAATGTTGGCGAGTACAGACGAGAAGCTGTGAAGGATTTTAGCTCCTTTGACTTCTTTCGTTCAGATAACCAGGAAGCCATGAAAGTCAGAAG ACAATGTGCCTTAGCTGCTTTAGCAGACGTGAAGTCGTACTTAACTGAGGAAGGTGGACAGATTGCT GTTTTTGATGCCACAAATACAACAAGAGACAGAAGAGCACTGATTATTGACTTTGCCAAAGAAAATGACTTCAAG gtgttCTTCATTGAATCTATATGTGATGATCCGTCAGTTATTGCCAGCAATGTTATG GAAGTTAAATTGTCCAGCCCAGACTACAAAGGGTGTTCATCAAAAGAAGCTCTGGATGACTTCATGAAAAGAATAAACTGTTACAAGAACATGTATGAGCCTCTTGATCCAGACAATCATGACAG AGATCTATCTATGATCATTGTCATTGATGTTGGTCGAAGATTTTTGGTAAACAGAGTCCAGGATCACATTCAGAGCAAGATAGTTTACTATCTCATGAATATTCACGTCCAGCCCCGCTGTATTTACTTATGCAGAGCTGGTGAAAGTGAGAGCAATCTCAAGGGAAAAATTGGTGGAGATTCTGGTTTATCACAACGGGGTAAAAAG TTTTCAGTTGCCCTAAAGAAATACATTGAGGATCAGAATTTAAAGGAGTTGAAAGTGTGGACAAGTCAGCTGAAGAGGACTATTCAGACCGCTGAAGCAATGAAAGTACCCTATGAGCAGTGGAAGGCTTTAAATGAGCTTGATGCG GGTGTTTGTGAAGAAAAGACTTATGAAGAGATAAAAGAACAGTTTCCGGAGGAATATGCGTTACGTGCTCAGGATAAATATCACTATCGCTACCCGTCTGGAGAG tcATACCAAGATCTAGTGCAGCGTCTGGAACCTGTCATCATGGAGCTGGAGAGACAAGGGAATGTCTTAGTAATTTGTCATCAGGCTGTTATGAGGTGTCTCCTGTCTTATTTTCTGGATAAATCTGCtg ATGAAATGCCATATCTCAGGTGTCCTCTGCATTCAATGTTGAAATTGACTCCGGTTGCATATG GATGCCATGTTGAGACGGTCACGTTCAGCATAGATGCTGTTAATACCCATGTGGACAGACCAGAG GATTGTAAGAAAGGTCTTCCTCCTCCATTGATGAGGCGCAATAGTGTCACCCCTCTAGCAAGTCCAGAACCAACCAAAAAAGCACGCATCAACAGCTTAGATGATCTTGGTTCAGCCCTGTCCGGTTGTGCATCTCAGGAGCCACCTACTGTACAAGCTACGCAG CCTTTGCTAGGGAAGGCTTGCCT
- the PFKFB3 gene encoding 6-phosphofructo-2-kinase/fructose-2,6-bisphosphatase 3 isoform X1, translating into MPMELMQNRIKKIWLPRDEIPEVPINVGGPQLANSPTVIVMVGLPARGKTYISKKLTRYLNWSGVPTKVFNVGEYRREAVKDFSSFDFFRSDNQEAMKVRRQCALAALADVKSYLTEEGGQIAVFDATNTTRDRRALIIDFAKENDFKVFFIESICDDPSVIASNVMEVKLSSPDYKGCSSKEALDDFMKRINCYKNMYEPLDPDNHDRDLSMIIVIDVGRRFLVNRVQDHIQSKIVYYLMNIHVQPRCIYLCRAGESESNLKGKIGGDSGLSQRGKKFSVALKKYIEDQNLKELKVWTSQLKRTIQTAEAMKVPYEQWKALNELDAGVCEEKTYEEIKEQFPEEYALRAQDKYHYRYPSGESYQDLVQRLEPVIMELERQGNVLVICHQAVMRCLLSYFLDKSADEMPYLRCPLHSMLKLTPVAYGCHVETVTFSIDAVNTHVDRPEDCKKGLPPPLMRRNSVTPLASPEPTKKARINSLDDLGSALSGCASQEPPTVQATQGMSELDFHGQFKTCDVNK; encoded by the exons ATGCCTATGGAGCTTATGCAGAACAGGATCAAGAAGATCTGGCTGCCCAGGGACGAGATCCCCGAGGTGCCCATCAATG TAGGTGGACCCCAACTTGCGAATTCTCCTACTGTCATTGTAATGGTGGGGCTGCCAGCTCGTGGAAAGACGTATATTTCCAAGAAACTGACTCGTTACCTCAACTGGAGTGGAGTTCCTACAAAAG TGTTTAATGTTGGCGAGTACAGACGAGAAGCTGTGAAGGATTTTAGCTCCTTTGACTTCTTTCGTTCAGATAACCAGGAAGCCATGAAAGTCAGAAG ACAATGTGCCTTAGCTGCTTTAGCAGACGTGAAGTCGTACTTAACTGAGGAAGGTGGACAGATTGCT GTTTTTGATGCCACAAATACAACAAGAGACAGAAGAGCACTGATTATTGACTTTGCCAAAGAAAATGACTTCAAG gtgttCTTCATTGAATCTATATGTGATGATCCGTCAGTTATTGCCAGCAATGTTATG GAAGTTAAATTGTCCAGCCCAGACTACAAAGGGTGTTCATCAAAAGAAGCTCTGGATGACTTCATGAAAAGAATAAACTGTTACAAGAACATGTATGAGCCTCTTGATCCAGACAATCATGACAG AGATCTATCTATGATCATTGTCATTGATGTTGGTCGAAGATTTTTGGTAAACAGAGTCCAGGATCACATTCAGAGCAAGATAGTTTACTATCTCATGAATATTCACGTCCAGCCCCGCTGTATTTACTTATGCAGAGCTGGTGAAAGTGAGAGCAATCTCAAGGGAAAAATTGGTGGAGATTCTGGTTTATCACAACGGGGTAAAAAG TTTTCAGTTGCCCTAAAGAAATACATTGAGGATCAGAATTTAAAGGAGTTGAAAGTGTGGACAAGTCAGCTGAAGAGGACTATTCAGACCGCTGAAGCAATGAAAGTACCCTATGAGCAGTGGAAGGCTTTAAATGAGCTTGATGCG GGTGTTTGTGAAGAAAAGACTTATGAAGAGATAAAAGAACAGTTTCCGGAGGAATATGCGTTACGTGCTCAGGATAAATATCACTATCGCTACCCGTCTGGAGAG tcATACCAAGATCTAGTGCAGCGTCTGGAACCTGTCATCATGGAGCTGGAGAGACAAGGGAATGTCTTAGTAATTTGTCATCAGGCTGTTATGAGGTGTCTCCTGTCTTATTTTCTGGATAAATCTGCtg ATGAAATGCCATATCTCAGGTGTCCTCTGCATTCAATGTTGAAATTGACTCCGGTTGCATATG GATGCCATGTTGAGACGGTCACGTTCAGCATAGATGCTGTTAATACCCATGTGGACAGACCAGAG GATTGTAAGAAAGGTCTTCCTCCTCCATTGATGAGGCGCAATAGTGTCACCCCTCTAGCAAGTCCAGAACCAACCAAAAAAGCACGCATCAACAGCTTAGATGATCTTGGTTCAGCCCTGTCCGGTTGTGCATCTCAGGAGCCACCTACTGTACAAGCTACGCAG
- the PFKFB3 gene encoding 6-phosphofructo-2-kinase/fructose-2,6-bisphosphatase 3 isoform X6 → MFGGMPCLSYSFLILVIDLCMLLEFSTADLSVVLIYLTVFNVGEYRREAVKDFSSFDFFRSDNQEAMKVRRQCALAALADVKSYLTEEGGQIAVFDATNTTRDRRALIIDFAKENDFKVFFIESICDDPSVIASNVMEVKLSSPDYKGCSSKEALDDFMKRINCYKNMYEPLDPDNHDRDLSMIIVIDVGRRFLVNRVQDHIQSKIVYYLMNIHVQPRCIYLCRAGESESNLKGKIGGDSGLSQRGKKFSVALKKYIEDQNLKELKVWTSQLKRTIQTAEAMKVPYEQWKALNELDAGVCEEKTYEEIKEQFPEEYALRAQDKYHYRYPSGESYQDLVQRLEPVIMELERQGNVLVICHQAVMRCLLSYFLDKSADEMPYLRCPLHSMLKLTPVAYGCHVETVTFSIDAVNTHVDRPEDCKKGLPPPLMRRNSVTPLASPEPTKKARINSLDDLGSALSGCASQEPPTVQATQGMSELDFHGQFKTCDVNK, encoded by the exons ATGTTTGGGGGGATGCCTTGTTTAAGTTATT CCTTTCTCATTTTGGTAATAGACTTGTGTATGTTGTTGGAGTTCTCTACTGCAGACTTGAGTGTTGTCCTTATTTATTTGACAGTGTTTAATGTTGGCGAGTACAGACGAGAAGCTGTGAAGGATTTTAGCTCCTTTGACTTCTTTCGTTCAGATAACCAGGAAGCCATGAAAGTCAGAAG ACAATGTGCCTTAGCTGCTTTAGCAGACGTGAAGTCGTACTTAACTGAGGAAGGTGGACAGATTGCT GTTTTTGATGCCACAAATACAACAAGAGACAGAAGAGCACTGATTATTGACTTTGCCAAAGAAAATGACTTCAAG gtgttCTTCATTGAATCTATATGTGATGATCCGTCAGTTATTGCCAGCAATGTTATG GAAGTTAAATTGTCCAGCCCAGACTACAAAGGGTGTTCATCAAAAGAAGCTCTGGATGACTTCATGAAAAGAATAAACTGTTACAAGAACATGTATGAGCCTCTTGATCCAGACAATCATGACAG AGATCTATCTATGATCATTGTCATTGATGTTGGTCGAAGATTTTTGGTAAACAGAGTCCAGGATCACATTCAGAGCAAGATAGTTTACTATCTCATGAATATTCACGTCCAGCCCCGCTGTATTTACTTATGCAGAGCTGGTGAAAGTGAGAGCAATCTCAAGGGAAAAATTGGTGGAGATTCTGGTTTATCACAACGGGGTAAAAAG TTTTCAGTTGCCCTAAAGAAATACATTGAGGATCAGAATTTAAAGGAGTTGAAAGTGTGGACAAGTCAGCTGAAGAGGACTATTCAGACCGCTGAAGCAATGAAAGTACCCTATGAGCAGTGGAAGGCTTTAAATGAGCTTGATGCG GGTGTTTGTGAAGAAAAGACTTATGAAGAGATAAAAGAACAGTTTCCGGAGGAATATGCGTTACGTGCTCAGGATAAATATCACTATCGCTACCCGTCTGGAGAG tcATACCAAGATCTAGTGCAGCGTCTGGAACCTGTCATCATGGAGCTGGAGAGACAAGGGAATGTCTTAGTAATTTGTCATCAGGCTGTTATGAGGTGTCTCCTGTCTTATTTTCTGGATAAATCTGCtg ATGAAATGCCATATCTCAGGTGTCCTCTGCATTCAATGTTGAAATTGACTCCGGTTGCATATG GATGCCATGTTGAGACGGTCACGTTCAGCATAGATGCTGTTAATACCCATGTGGACAGACCAGAG GATTGTAAGAAAGGTCTTCCTCCTCCATTGATGAGGCGCAATAGTGTCACCCCTCTAGCAAGTCCAGAACCAACCAAAAAAGCACGCATCAACAGCTTAGATGATCTTGGTTCAGCCCTGTCCGGTTGTGCATCTCAGGAGCCACCTACTGTACAAGCTACGCAG
- the PFKFB3 gene encoding 6-phosphofructo-2-kinase/fructose-2,6-bisphosphatase 3 isoform X3 yields the protein MMTLKKLGGPQLANSPTVIVMVGLPARGKTYISKKLTRYLNWSGVPTKVFNVGEYRREAVKDFSSFDFFRSDNQEAMKVRRQCALAALADVKSYLTEEGGQIAVFDATNTTRDRRALIIDFAKENDFKVFFIESICDDPSVIASNVMEVKLSSPDYKGCSSKEALDDFMKRINCYKNMYEPLDPDNHDRDLSMIIVIDVGRRFLVNRVQDHIQSKIVYYLMNIHVQPRCIYLCRAGESESNLKGKIGGDSGLSQRGKKFSVALKKYIEDQNLKELKVWTSQLKRTIQTAEAMKVPYEQWKALNELDAGVCEEKTYEEIKEQFPEEYALRAQDKYHYRYPSGESYQDLVQRLEPVIMELERQGNVLVICHQAVMRCLLSYFLDKSADEMPYLRCPLHSMLKLTPVAYGCHVETVTFSIDAVNTHVDRPEDCKKGLPPPLMRRNSVTPLASPEPTKKARINSLDDLGSALSGCASQEPPTVQATQGMSELDFHGQFKTCDVNK from the exons ATGATGACTCTTAAGAAAC TAGGTGGACCCCAACTTGCGAATTCTCCTACTGTCATTGTAATGGTGGGGCTGCCAGCTCGTGGAAAGACGTATATTTCCAAGAAACTGACTCGTTACCTCAACTGGAGTGGAGTTCCTACAAAAG TGTTTAATGTTGGCGAGTACAGACGAGAAGCTGTGAAGGATTTTAGCTCCTTTGACTTCTTTCGTTCAGATAACCAGGAAGCCATGAAAGTCAGAAG ACAATGTGCCTTAGCTGCTTTAGCAGACGTGAAGTCGTACTTAACTGAGGAAGGTGGACAGATTGCT GTTTTTGATGCCACAAATACAACAAGAGACAGAAGAGCACTGATTATTGACTTTGCCAAAGAAAATGACTTCAAG gtgttCTTCATTGAATCTATATGTGATGATCCGTCAGTTATTGCCAGCAATGTTATG GAAGTTAAATTGTCCAGCCCAGACTACAAAGGGTGTTCATCAAAAGAAGCTCTGGATGACTTCATGAAAAGAATAAACTGTTACAAGAACATGTATGAGCCTCTTGATCCAGACAATCATGACAG AGATCTATCTATGATCATTGTCATTGATGTTGGTCGAAGATTTTTGGTAAACAGAGTCCAGGATCACATTCAGAGCAAGATAGTTTACTATCTCATGAATATTCACGTCCAGCCCCGCTGTATTTACTTATGCAGAGCTGGTGAAAGTGAGAGCAATCTCAAGGGAAAAATTGGTGGAGATTCTGGTTTATCACAACGGGGTAAAAAG TTTTCAGTTGCCCTAAAGAAATACATTGAGGATCAGAATTTAAAGGAGTTGAAAGTGTGGACAAGTCAGCTGAAGAGGACTATTCAGACCGCTGAAGCAATGAAAGTACCCTATGAGCAGTGGAAGGCTTTAAATGAGCTTGATGCG GGTGTTTGTGAAGAAAAGACTTATGAAGAGATAAAAGAACAGTTTCCGGAGGAATATGCGTTACGTGCTCAGGATAAATATCACTATCGCTACCCGTCTGGAGAG tcATACCAAGATCTAGTGCAGCGTCTGGAACCTGTCATCATGGAGCTGGAGAGACAAGGGAATGTCTTAGTAATTTGTCATCAGGCTGTTATGAGGTGTCTCCTGTCTTATTTTCTGGATAAATCTGCtg ATGAAATGCCATATCTCAGGTGTCCTCTGCATTCAATGTTGAAATTGACTCCGGTTGCATATG GATGCCATGTTGAGACGGTCACGTTCAGCATAGATGCTGTTAATACCCATGTGGACAGACCAGAG GATTGTAAGAAAGGTCTTCCTCCTCCATTGATGAGGCGCAATAGTGTCACCCCTCTAGCAAGTCCAGAACCAACCAAAAAAGCACGCATCAACAGCTTAGATGATCTTGGTTCAGCCCTGTCCGGTTGTGCATCTCAGGAGCCACCTACTGTACAAGCTACGCAG